A region from the Jaculus jaculus isolate mJacJac1 chromosome 18, mJacJac1.mat.Y.cur, whole genome shotgun sequence genome encodes:
- the LOC101594277 gene encoding 60S ribosomal protein L27-like — protein MDKFMKPRKAARCFYGRKAIIVKNIEDGSSDQPRSWALVAGIDHYPCKVTAAIGNKTIAQRSKSKSFVKVYIYNHLMPTRYSVDILLDKTIVDNYVFRDPALQYKARLEDKVNFEEGYKMSKKQLGLPEASILDSQPPIIKKK, from the coding sequence ATGGACAAGTTCATGAAACCCAGGAAAGCCGCTAGATGCTTCTATGGACGCAAAGCCATCATCGTGAAGAACATTGAAGATGGCAGCTCAGACCAACCCCGCAGCTGGGCTCTGGTGGCTGGGATTGACCACTATCCATGCAAAGTGACAGCTGCCATAGGCAACAAGACAATTGCCCAAAGATCAAAGAGCAAGTCTTTTGTGAAGGTTTATATCTATAATCACCTCATGCCCACAAGATACTCTGTAGATATCCTCTTAGACAAAACTATTGTGGACAACTATGTCTTCCGAGACCCAGCTCTGCAATATAAGGCCAGGCTGGAGGATAAGGTCAATTTTGAGGAGGGATACAAGATGAGCAAGAAACAACTGGGTCTTCCAGAAGCTTCAATTTTAGATTCCCAACCccccatcattaaaaaaaaatga